In Thunnus albacares chromosome 10, fThuAlb1.1, whole genome shotgun sequence, a single window of DNA contains:
- the LOC122989934 gene encoding magnesium transporter protein 1-like, with translation MLGKVFISLFLLIIFYHDPTDAQKKKETLLSEKVTQMMEWASKRSVIRMNGDKFRRFVKAPPRNYSVVIMFTALQPQRQCGVCRQADEEFQVLANSWRYSSAFTNKVFFASVDFDEGSDVFQMLNMNSAPTFLHFPSKGKPRRSDTYELQVRGFAAEQLARWVADRTDVQIRVIRPPNYAGPLLLGFLLAVIGGLAYLRRHNLEFLFNNNVWAFSALCFVLIMTSGQMWNHIRGPPYAHKNPSTGQVSYIHGSSQAQFVAETHIVLLFNAAVTMGIVLLCEAATSDMDIGKRKIMCVAGIGLVMLFFSWLLSIFRAKYHGYPYSFLMS, from the exons ATGTTGGGGAAAGTTTTTATTTCGCTGTTTCTCCTTATTATTTTCTACCATGACCCAACTGACgcacagaagaaaaaagag ACTCTGCTGTCAGAGAAGGTGACTCAGATGATGGAGTGGGCCTCAAAGCGTTCAGTGATCAGGATGAATGGAGATAAGTTTCGTCGCTTTGTCAAGGCTCCTCCCAGAAACTACTCAGTAGTCATCATGTTTACAGCACTGCAGCCACAGAGGCAGTGTGGGGTCTGCAG ACAAGCCGATGAAGAGTTCCAGGTGCTGGCTAACTCCTGGCGTTATTCGTCTGCCTTTACTAATAAAGTCTTCTTTGCATCCGTCGATTTTGATGAAGGATCAGATGTCTTTCAGATG cTAAATATGAATTCTGCTCCAACCTTCCTCCACTTCCCATCCAAAGGGAAACCTCGCAGGTCTGATACCTATGAGCTCCAAGTCAGAGGCtttgcagctgagcagctggcCAGATGGGTGGCGGACAGGACTGATGTGCAG ATCCGTGTCATTCGTCCTCCGAACTACGCAGGGCCTCTCCTTCTGGGCTTCCTTCTGGCTGTAATTGGTGGACTGGCATATCTACGAAGACACAATTTGGAGTTTCTCTTTAACAACAATGTCTGGGCCTTCTCTGCACTG tgttttgtccTGATCATGACTTCAGGCCAGATGTGGAACCACATCAGGGGACCTCCTTATGCACACAAGAACCCCAGCACTGGACAAGTT agtTATATCCACGGCAGCAGTCAGGCCCAGTTTGTGGCTGAGACACACATCGTCCTACTCTTCA ATGCTGCTGTTACCATGGGAATAGTGCTGCTGTGTGAGGCTGCTACCTCTGACATGGACATTGGAAAGAGGAAga TTATGTGTGTTGCAGGTATTGGTCTAGTGATGCTGTTCTTCAGCTGGTTGCTGTCCATTTTCCGAGCAAAGTACCATGGATACCCATACAG CTTCCTGATGAGTTAG